One window of the Pyrus communis chromosome 17, drPyrComm1.1, whole genome shotgun sequence genome contains the following:
- the LOC137723045 gene encoding calcium-dependent protein kinase 13-like has protein sequence MGNCCRSPAAVAREDVKSNFSGHDHGRRDSNAGKKAPTTVLTGVPKENIEEKYLVDRELGRGEFGVTYLCIDRHSRELLACKSISKRKLRTAVDVEDVRREVAIMQHLPKNSSIVSLKEACEDENAVHLVMELCEGGELFDRIVARGHYTERAAAAVTRTIVEVVQLCHKHGVIHRDLKPENFLFANKKENSPLKAIDFGLSIFFKPGERFSEIVGSPYYMAPEVLKRNYGPEIDIWSAGVILYILLCGVPPFWAESEQGVAQAILRGLIDFKRDPWPNISESAKSLVRQMLEPDPKLRLTAKQVLEHPWLQNAKKAPNIPLGDVVKSRLKQFSMMNRFKRKALRVIADFFSVDEVEDSKEMFKKIDTDNDGIVSIEELKSGLRNFGSQLADSDIQLLIEAVDTNGKGTLDCGEFIAVTLHLQRMANDEHLHKAFSYFDKNNNGYIEPDELRDALMEDGADDCTDVANDIFQEVDTDKDGRISYEEFVAMMKTGTDWRKASRHYSRGRFNSLSIKLMKDGSINLGNE, from the exons ATGGGAAATTGCTGCAGATCTCCGGCCGCTGTCGCCAGAGAGGACGTGAAATCGAACTTTTCCGGGCACGATCACGGCCGGAGGGACTCCAACGCCGGGAAGAAGGCTCCGACGACGGTGTTGACTGGCGTGCCGAAGGAGAATATAGAGGAGAAGTATTTGGTGGATCGGGAGCTCGGCCGGGGGGAGTTCGGCGTTACTTACCTCTGTATTGACCGCCATAGTCGTGAGCTCTTGGCCTGTAAGAGCATTTCGAAGCGGAAGCTCAGGACTGCCGTGGACGTCGAGGATGTGCGGCGCGAGGTGGCGATAATGCAGCACTTGCCGAAGAATTCGAGCATTGTGAGCTTGAAGGAGGCTTGCGAGGACGAGAACGCCGTGCATTTGGTGATGGAGTTGTGCGAGGGCGGTGAGCTCTTCGATCGGATTGTGGCGAGGGGGCATTATACGGAGCGGGCTGCGGCGGCCGTAACCAGGACCATTGTTGAGGTTGTACAGCTCTGCCACAAGCATGGAGTGATTCATAGGGACTTGAAGCCAGAGAACTTTTTGTTCGCCAACAAGAAGGAGAATTCGCCTCTCAAGGCCATTGATTTCGGCTTGTCTATATTCTTCAAACCAG GTGAGCGGTTCTCAGAAATTGTTGGAAGTCCATACTACATGGCTCCTGAGGTGCTCAAGAGGAATTACGGGCCAGAAATAGATATATGGAGTGCAGGAGTTATACTGTATATTTTGTTGTGTGGGGTGCCCCCTTTTTGGGCTG AGTCTGAACAAGGGGTTGCACAGGCCATTCTACGTGGGCTGATAGATTTCAAGCGTGATCCATGGCCCAATATTTCGGAGAGTGCCAAGAGTTTAGTTAGGCAAATGTTGGAGCCAGACCCAAAGCTACGATTGACTGCGAAGCAAGTTCTTG AGCATCCTTGGCTCCAAAATGCTAAGAAAGCACCGAACATTCCCCTTGGAGATGTTGTCAAGTCAAGGCTCAAGCAGTTTTCAATGATGAACAGATTCAAAAGAAAGGCCTTGAGG GTTATTGCAGATTTCTTTTCCGTTGATGAAGTTGAAGACAGTAAGGAGATGTTTAAGAAGATAGACACTGATAATGATGGAATTGTTTCAATTGAAGAATTGAAATCTGGACTTCGGAATTTTGGATCCCAGCTTGCCGATTCTGACATTCAGTTGCTTATTGAAGCA GTTGATACTAATGGGAAGGGTACTCTGGACTGTGGAGAATTTATTGCTGTTACCCTCCACCTACAGAGAATGGCAAATGATGAGCACCTTCACAAGGCATTTTCCTACTTTGACAAGAATAACAATGGCTATATTGAACCAGACGAGCTCAGGGATGCATTGATGGAAGATGGGGCGGATGATTGTACAGATGTAGCAAATGACATATTCCAAGAAGTGGACACAGACAAG GATGGGCGTATCAGCTATGAAGAATTTGTCGCCATGATGAAAACCGGGACAGATTGGAGAAAGGCTTCTCGTCATTACTCAAGAGGGAGATTCAACAGTCTAAGCATAAAGCTGATGAAGGATGGTTCCATAAATTTGGGGAATGAGTGA